A region of Streptomyces paludis DNA encodes the following proteins:
- a CDS encoding glycosyltransferase family 39 protein — translation MSLDERAPAAVRTLAPPVPAPPVPARAYVPRLSGAVVALAPALLTVVLGLWGIRRQNSMWGDESVTYQLAHRELSEIWLTAQHVDLVHALHYALMHGLYGVFGGGLLTLRLPSVLAMALAAAGVGLLGLRLAGPRAGLLAGLVFPLIPQMQRYAQEGRSYALVCALVTWATYALVVGVARHARWRWALYGATMLLACLLHEFAVLALVAHGVTLFVSGVPRPVLRAWSVTAAVVVVALLPLVVGSAGQSGQVSWIGWPGTRLLGFLVMVAVGLVCARAPLAARGPVRLPVLALPILVLPTLLLLLAAPVKPLYVDRYVLYSGIGFALLLGAWMDHMHRLHPSSRIAWVAVVVALASLVPTTLSLRTPASRGDDVIAIGAAVREQGRPGDGLIYLSGRHRVWTEAYPEDTRALTDLALDRDPVASNTLAGVELPAREIAARMLEFDRIVAVRDPFRGQSHMNPQEEAKTRTLRRHFREDGTTHVRGARITVYVRDHTKSPEQAQAPLPTAR, via the coding sequence ATGTCCCTTGATGAACGCGCCCCCGCCGCGGTCCGGACGCTCGCTCCTCCCGTACCCGCTCCTCCCGTACCCGCCCGTGCCTACGTACCGCGCCTGTCCGGGGCGGTGGTCGCCCTCGCGCCCGCGCTGCTGACCGTGGTGCTCGGGCTCTGGGGCATCCGCAGACAGAACAGCATGTGGGGGGACGAGTCCGTCACGTACCAGCTCGCCCACCGCGAGCTGTCGGAGATCTGGCTCACCGCCCAGCACGTCGATCTGGTCCATGCGCTCCACTACGCCCTGATGCACGGGCTCTACGGCGTCTTCGGCGGCGGGCTGCTGACGCTGCGACTGCCGTCGGTGCTGGCGATGGCCCTGGCGGCGGCCGGAGTCGGGCTGCTGGGGCTGCGGCTGGCGGGTCCCCGCGCGGGGCTGCTGGCCGGGCTGGTGTTTCCGCTCATCCCCCAGATGCAGCGGTACGCGCAGGAGGGCCGCTCGTACGCGCTGGTGTGCGCCCTGGTCACCTGGGCCACGTACGCGCTCGTCGTCGGTGTCGCGCGGCACGCCCGGTGGCGGTGGGCGCTCTACGGCGCCACCATGCTGCTCGCCTGTCTGCTCCATGAGTTCGCGGTCCTCGCCCTGGTCGCACACGGTGTCACCCTGTTTGTCTCCGGGGTGCCGCGGCCGGTGCTGCGGGCGTGGAGTGTGACCGCCGCGGTCGTCGTGGTGGCGCTGCTGCCGCTGGTGGTCGGCAGTGCGGGGCAGTCGGGGCAGGTGTCCTGGATCGGCTGGCCGGGGACACGGCTGCTGGGTTTCCTGGTCATGGTGGCCGTGGGACTGGTGTGTGCCCGGGCGCCGCTGGCGGCGCGGGGGCCCGTACGGCTGCCTGTGCTGGCGCTGCCGATCCTGGTGCTTCCGACCCTTCTGCTGCTGCTCGCCGCCCCGGTCAAGCCGCTCTATGTCGACCGGTACGTGCTCTACAGCGGTATCGGGTTCGCGTTGCTGCTGGGCGCCTGGATGGACCATATGCACCGGCTCCACCCGTCCTCCCGTATCGCGTGGGTCGCGGTGGTGGTCGCCCTGGCCTCGCTCGTCCCGACGACCCTTTCGCTGCGGACGCCCGCGAGCCGGGGCGACGATGTCATCGCCATCGGCGCCGCCGTACGGGAGCAGGGCCGTCCCGGCGACGGGCTGATCTATCTCTCCGGCCGGCACCGGGTCTGGACGGAGGCGTACCCGGAGGACACCCGGGCCCTGACGGATCTGGCCCTGGACCGGGATCCCGTCGCCTCGAACACACTGGCCGGTGTGGAGCTTCCGGCCCGGGAGATAGCGGCGCGCATGCTGGAGTTCGACCGGATCGTCGCGGTCCGCGACCCGTTCCGCGGGCAGTCGCACATGAACCCGCAGGAGGAGGCGAAGACACGCACCCTGCGGCGCCACTTCCGCGAGGACGGGACAACGCACGTCAGGGGCGCGCGGATCACTGTCTACGTACGCGACCACACCAAGTCACCCGAACAGGCGCAGGCGCCGCTGCCGACCGCGAGGTGA
- a CDS encoding sugar-binding transcriptional regulator, translating into MSPDLTGHESVDKLRLIVRVARMYHERGLRQAQIADALNLSQAGVSRLLRTAASLGVVRTVVVSPEGIHSELEDAVAERYQLADVVIVEGDDFLDHPRSLLRALGSAAASYLETAFRAGDFIGVSTWSETLLEAASAMQPGKHQVADQVVQLMGGMGDPQGQVQATRLTVRLAQLTGGTPLFVRAPGLVGSAEARLSLLHDPSVTEVSQAWQRLTAVLVGIGSLEPSPLLRLSGNAIAAEEMARLRSLGAVGDICQRFFDENGIHVDAGLGERTIGISVDQLRTVPRRIGVAGGAAKYPAVLGAVRGRWITALVTDSTTARRLVDEPQP; encoded by the coding sequence GTGTCCCCTGACCTCACCGGCCATGAGTCGGTCGACAAGCTCCGGCTGATCGTCCGCGTCGCCCGGATGTACCACGAACGCGGCCTGCGCCAGGCGCAGATCGCCGACGCGCTCAACCTCTCGCAGGCCGGCGTGTCCCGGCTGCTGCGCACCGCCGCCTCGCTCGGTGTGGTCCGTACCGTCGTGGTGTCCCCGGAGGGCATCCACAGCGAGCTGGAGGACGCGGTCGCGGAGCGGTACCAGCTGGCGGACGTGGTGATCGTCGAGGGGGACGACTTCCTGGACCACCCCCGCAGCCTGCTGCGGGCGCTCGGTTCGGCGGCGGCCAGCTATCTGGAGACCGCCTTCCGGGCCGGGGACTTCATCGGCGTCTCCACCTGGAGCGAGACCCTGCTGGAGGCGGCCAGCGCCATGCAGCCGGGCAAGCACCAGGTGGCCGACCAGGTGGTGCAGCTGATGGGCGGCATGGGCGACCCGCAGGGACAGGTGCAGGCGACCCGGCTCACCGTACGGCTGGCCCAACTGACCGGCGGCACACCGCTGTTCGTACGGGCCCCCGGGCTGGTCGGCTCGGCCGAGGCCCGGCTGTCGCTGCTGCACGACCCGTCGGTGACCGAGGTCAGCCAGGCGTGGCAGCGGCTCACCGCCGTACTGGTCGGGATAGGGAGCCTGGAGCCGTCACCGCTGCTCCGGCTGAGCGGCAACGCCATCGCGGCGGAGGAGATGGCCCGGCTGCGGTCGCTGGGCGCCGTCGGCGACATCTGCCAGCGCTTCTTCGACGAGAACGGGATCCACGTCGACGCCGGGCTGGGCGAGCGGACCATCGGGATCTCCGTCGACCAACTGCGCACCGTGCCGCGCCGGATCGGCGTCGCGGGCGGGGCCGCGAAGTACCCGGCGGTGCTGGGCGCGGTCCGCGGCCGCTGGATCACCGCCCTGGTCACCGACAGCACCACGGCCCGGCGGCTGGTCGACGAGCCGCAGCCGTAG
- a CDS encoding FGGY family carbohydrate kinase — protein sequence MTVAPGPLLLAVDQGTSATKALLVDPAGTVVAAASAPLGSAHPRPGWVEQSAEEIWQSVTTAVRGCLAGQDPARVAGLGLSTQRESLLLWERATGEPAGPVLGWQDRRTAAGCARLTAEGAGPEIRATTGLPLDPMFSALKAQWLLDTYDPGRDRARRGELCLGTVDSWLLWRLGGGAAGGEHVIEVGNAARTQLLDIHRRTWDDALLGLFGVPRQALPRVTASTGPFRPVLGLAPLRDGTPVAAVLGDSHAALLGHGVFRPGRVKATYGTGSSVMGLVTEPERALAGSELCLTIAWDDGTPAYALEGNIRSSGATLRWLAGLFGQSEGELAARAAEDSGGVHLVPAFGGLAAPWWDNDASGLISGLTLGAGLPQLARAALESIAFQTEDVIAAVDRAAGRVSVILADGGPTDNAALMRLQADTSGRTVERPRVRDLSALGAADLAGTALGLLTREDLAGRARDRDIHRPALPEADRLRRTADWHRAVARSRGHATGPVEVSTP from the coding sequence GTGACCGTGGCCCCGGGCCCGCTGCTGCTCGCCGTCGACCAGGGCACCTCCGCCACCAAGGCCCTGCTCGTCGACCCGGCCGGTACGGTGGTCGCCGCCGCCTCCGCCCCGCTGGGCAGTGCCCACCCCCGGCCCGGCTGGGTGGAGCAGTCGGCCGAGGAGATCTGGCAGAGCGTGACCACCGCCGTCCGGGGCTGCCTCGCCGGACAGGACCCGGCCCGGGTCGCGGGCCTCGGGCTCAGCACCCAGCGCGAGTCCCTGCTGCTCTGGGAGCGCGCCACCGGCGAGCCCGCCGGGCCCGTACTCGGCTGGCAGGACCGGCGCACCGCCGCCGGCTGCGCCCGGCTGACCGCCGAGGGCGCGGGCCCGGAGATCCGGGCCACCACCGGACTGCCGCTCGACCCGATGTTCAGCGCGCTGAAGGCCCAGTGGCTGCTGGACACCTACGACCCCGGGCGGGACCGGGCCCGGCGCGGCGAACTCTGTCTGGGCACCGTCGACTCCTGGCTGCTGTGGCGGCTCGGCGGCGGCGCGGCGGGCGGCGAGCACGTCATCGAGGTCGGCAACGCCGCCCGTACTCAACTCCTGGACATCCACCGCCGTACGTGGGACGACGCGCTGCTCGGCCTCTTCGGCGTCCCCCGGCAGGCACTGCCCCGGGTGACCGCCTCCACCGGCCCGTTCCGCCCGGTCCTGGGCCTGGCGCCACTGCGGGACGGCACCCCGGTCGCGGCGGTCCTCGGCGACTCGCACGCCGCCCTGCTGGGCCACGGGGTGTTCCGCCCCGGCCGGGTGAAGGCCACGTACGGCACCGGCTCCTCGGTGATGGGACTCGTCACGGAGCCGGAACGGGCCCTAGCCGGAAGCGAGTTGTGCCTCACCATCGCCTGGGACGACGGCACGCCCGCATACGCCCTGGAAGGCAATATCCGCTCCTCCGGCGCCACCCTGCGCTGGCTGGCCGGGCTCTTCGGACAGAGCGAGGGCGAACTCGCCGCCCGCGCCGCCGAGGACTCCGGCGGCGTCCATCTGGTGCCCGCCTTCGGCGGACTCGCCGCGCCCTGGTGGGACAACGACGCCAGCGGACTGATCAGCGGCCTCACCCTGGGCGCCGGACTGCCCCAACTGGCCCGCGCCGCACTGGAGTCGATCGCCTTCCAGACCGAGGACGTGATCGCGGCCGTGGACCGGGCGGCCGGCCGGGTCTCGGTGATCCTCGCCGACGGCGGCCCCACCGACAACGCCGCCCTGATGCGGCTCCAGGCCGACACCTCCGGCCGGACCGTGGAACGCCCCCGGGTCCGCGACCTGTCCGCGCTCGGCGCCGCCGACCTGGCGGGCACCGCCCTCGGCCTGCTCACCCGCGAGGACCTCGCGGGCCGGGCCCGGGACCGCGACATCCACCGCCCGGCGCTCCCGGAGGCCGACCGGCTGCGGCGTACGGCGGACTGGCACCGCGCGGTGGCCCGCTCCCGGGGGCACGCCACCGGACCCGTGGAGGTGAGCACACCATGA
- a CDS encoding transketolase family protein, with protein sequence MTNTITAPAPVPAPVYDCRQVFAEELTALAREDSRVVAVCNDSVGSSNLTGFRDEFPDRLINVGIAEQDLVGVGAGLANGGLIPFVSAAGPFLTGRALEQIKADCAYSGHKVVLCGQSPGMAYGELGPTHHSIEDLSWLRAVADLPVLVPTDREQTRAAIRWAYAAEGPCYLRIPRFKVPDVIPPGAPFAPGRAVTLREGTDVTVIAIGTLVSRALDAARELAAEGISVRVLNTPFVDPLDEETVLRAAAETGALVTVEEATLSGGLGAAVASLVSQHRPVPMRLLGVNGFAPTGDAAFLLEHFGLTAEGIRRAVHQVLAAAVV encoded by the coding sequence TTGACGAACACGATCACCGCCCCCGCGCCCGTCCCCGCCCCCGTTTACGACTGCCGCCAGGTCTTCGCGGAGGAGCTGACCGCCCTGGCCCGTGAGGACTCCCGGGTGGTGGCCGTCTGCAACGACTCCGTCGGCTCCAGCAACCTCACCGGCTTCCGCGACGAGTTCCCCGACCGGCTGATCAACGTCGGCATCGCGGAACAGGACCTCGTCGGCGTCGGCGCCGGCCTGGCCAACGGCGGCCTCATCCCCTTCGTCTCCGCCGCCGGTCCCTTCCTCACCGGGCGGGCGCTGGAGCAGATCAAGGCCGACTGCGCCTACAGCGGGCACAAGGTCGTCCTCTGCGGCCAGAGCCCCGGCATGGCCTACGGAGAGCTGGGCCCCACCCACCACTCCATCGAGGACCTGTCCTGGCTCCGCGCGGTCGCCGACCTGCCCGTGCTCGTGCCCACCGACCGCGAGCAGACCCGCGCCGCCATCCGCTGGGCCTACGCCGCCGAAGGCCCCTGCTACCTGCGGATACCCCGCTTCAAGGTGCCCGACGTCATCCCGCCCGGCGCCCCCTTCGCCCCCGGCCGCGCGGTGACCCTGCGCGAGGGCACCGACGTCACCGTCATCGCCATCGGCACGCTCGTCTCCCGCGCCCTGGACGCGGCCCGGGAGCTGGCCGCCGAGGGCATCTCCGTACGGGTGCTCAACACGCCCTTCGTCGATCCGCTGGACGAGGAGACCGTGCTGCGCGCCGCCGCCGAGACCGGTGCCCTGGTCACCGTCGAGGAGGCCACCCTCAGCGGCGGCCTCGGCGCGGCCGTCGCCTCGCTGGTCAGCCAGCACCGCCCGGTCCCGATGCGGCTCCTCGGCGTCAACGGCTTCGCCCCCACCGGTGACGCCGCCTTCCTGCTGGAACACTTCGGGCTCACCGCCGAGGGCATCCGCCGGGCCGTCCACCAGGTGCTCGCCGCGGCGGTGGTGTGA
- a CDS encoding transketolase, producing MLTADPAAAARYRDLRKATRDGGADETLEVLRAMSTDIRLRIVTMIDRSQLGHIGGDLSVTDILVTLFGAVLDVDPEHPHDPGRDRFILSKGHCAAALYSTLSHCGYFPDAELDTFMAPLSALNGHPNRRKVPGVETNTGPLGHGFPVAVGTALAARLRGENRRTVVVLGDGEMQEGSNWEAAMTAGHYGLTSLTAVVDRNRLQQGARTEDTKTLEPLADKWTAFGWEARRVDGHDHAQLLAAFAPSATGRPVAVIADTVKGKGVSFMEDRVEWHHKVPDQQQVHAAIEELSR from the coding sequence ATGCTTACCGCTGACCCGGCAGCCGCGGCGCGTTATCGCGATCTGCGGAAGGCCACGCGCGACGGCGGAGCGGACGAGACCCTGGAAGTCCTCCGGGCCATGTCCACCGACATCCGTCTGCGGATCGTGACCATGATCGACCGGTCCCAGCTGGGCCACATCGGCGGCGATCTGTCCGTCACCGACATCCTGGTCACGCTCTTCGGGGCCGTACTGGACGTCGATCCCGAGCACCCCCACGACCCGGGCCGGGACCGCTTCATCCTGAGCAAGGGCCACTGCGCCGCCGCCCTCTACTCCACGCTCTCCCACTGCGGCTACTTCCCCGATGCCGAGCTGGACACCTTCATGGCCCCGCTCTCGGCCCTCAACGGCCACCCCAACCGCCGCAAGGTCCCGGGCGTGGAGACCAACACCGGCCCCCTCGGCCACGGCTTCCCGGTCGCCGTCGGCACCGCCCTGGCGGCCCGGCTGCGCGGTGAGAACCGGCGCACCGTGGTCGTCCTCGGCGACGGCGAGATGCAGGAGGGCAGCAACTGGGAGGCGGCCATGACCGCCGGCCACTACGGGCTGACCTCGCTCACCGCGGTCGTCGACCGCAACCGGCTCCAGCAGGGCGCCCGTACCGAGGACACCAAGACGCTGGAGCCGCTGGCCGACAAATGGACCGCCTTCGGCTGGGAGGCCCGCCGTGTCGACGGCCATGACCACGCCCAGCTGCTCGCCGCCTTCGCGCCCTCGGCCACCGGCCGCCCGGTCGCGGTGATCGCGGACACCGTCAAGGGCAAGGGTGTCTCCTTCATGGAGGACCGCGTCGAGTGGCACCACAAGGTGCCCGACCAGCAGCAGGTGCACGCCGCGATCGAGGAGCTGTCCCGTTGA
- a CDS encoding sugar phosphate isomerase/epimerase family protein → MAVRNYAGGMWSFGRIIDRYATNGYGPPVGTLETIELAARTKELTGLDLNYPFDEGVTVEQVKAALTAHGLTATNITPVIYDRGFRSGSFTSADPDIRRAATDLAHESVEVARALDARYVKFWPGQDGYDYPFQVDYPTLRRHAIEGIRDVARNFPDVTFAIEYKLKEPRNRLFWSTAAASLLAIEQMGADNVGLVVDFGHSLFAKENPAEALSLAHSMGRLVDVEVDDNYREWDDDLTAGALHLVETLEFLHVVRTIDWPHPLKLDLFPYREDPGEAVRESVATLRSLEDAAARLPLDALHAAQSRHDAMAVQRLVRTALLG, encoded by the coding sequence GTGGCAGTGCGGAATTACGCCGGCGGCATGTGGAGCTTCGGCCGCATCATCGACCGGTACGCCACCAACGGCTACGGCCCGCCGGTCGGAACCCTGGAGACCATCGAACTGGCGGCCAGGACCAAAGAGCTGACCGGCCTCGACCTCAACTACCCCTTCGACGAAGGGGTGACCGTCGAACAGGTCAAGGCGGCGCTGACCGCCCACGGTCTGACCGCCACCAACATCACCCCCGTCATCTACGACCGCGGCTTCCGCAGCGGGTCCTTCACCTCCGCGGACCCGGACATCCGGCGCGCCGCGACGGACCTCGCCCACGAGTCGGTCGAGGTGGCCCGCGCCCTGGACGCGCGCTACGTCAAGTTCTGGCCCGGCCAGGACGGCTACGACTACCCGTTCCAGGTGGACTACCCGACCCTGCGGCGGCACGCCATCGAGGGCATCCGTGATGTCGCCCGTAACTTCCCCGATGTCACCTTCGCCATCGAGTACAAGCTCAAGGAGCCCCGCAACCGGCTCTTCTGGAGCACCGCCGCCGCCAGCCTGCTCGCCATCGAGCAGATGGGCGCCGACAACGTCGGCCTCGTCGTGGACTTCGGCCACTCCCTCTTCGCCAAGGAGAACCCGGCCGAGGCCCTCAGCCTCGCGCACAGCATGGGCCGGCTGGTCGATGTCGAGGTGGACGACAACTACCGCGAGTGGGACGACGACCTGACGGCCGGCGCCCTCCACCTGGTGGAGACCCTGGAGTTCCTGCACGTCGTCCGCACCATCGACTGGCCCCACCCGCTCAAGCTGGACCTCTTCCCCTACCGGGAGGACCCGGGCGAGGCCGTCCGGGAGAGCGTCGCCACACTGCGCTCCCTGGAGGACGCCGCCGCCCGGCTTCCCCTCGACGCGCTCCACGCGGCCCAGTCCCGCCACGACGCCATGGCCGTACAGCGCCTGGTCCGTACCGCCCTGCTCGGCTGA
- a CDS encoding ABC transporter substrate-binding protein yields MRRVLIGAGVVAVLVGTAACSGGAATGGGSGSRTLTLAPLVPAQPWDLKDAGLGNNTQYYQPVYDSLLRLDTEAEPKANLATEWSYDSTNTVLTLKLRDGVKFTDGTTLDAAAVKANLEHNKTGSQEAAGQLKGIKSVATEGTDTVRITLAAPDPSFVANLGSVAGMIASPKAIEAGTLKSTPVGSGPYTLDKSATTGGSVYTFVRNKDYWNIKAFPFDKIVLKPLNDPTAVLNALRSGQVDGALITTPKNVAAAKSGGLNILKYAPGDVAGVYIWDRGGKISPPLGKLKVRQAINYAFDRTELIKSVYQGDGQATAQVFNPTSTAYDTALNEKYPYDPAKAKALLAEAGYPKGFKVDIPDLSAIFPEAQAAMVQQLADVGITAKLVTVPPGEVINQLLAGKFAMSYMSLASFHSWDTVQIQIGKDTTWNIFKNQDPTVTKLINTAQHSTGAEQDTAFKELDTHLVDQAWNAPWAVVENSYAYSKKVKVVPQAFTPVPGIYNFTPAN; encoded by the coding sequence ATGCGAAGAGTTCTCATAGGCGCCGGAGTCGTCGCCGTCCTGGTCGGTACCGCAGCCTGCTCGGGCGGCGCCGCCACCGGGGGCGGGAGCGGGAGCAGGACCCTGACACTCGCGCCGCTCGTCCCGGCCCAGCCCTGGGACCTGAAGGACGCCGGGCTCGGCAACAACACCCAGTACTACCAGCCGGTCTACGACTCGCTGCTCCGGCTGGACACCGAGGCCGAGCCCAAGGCCAACCTCGCCACCGAGTGGAGCTACGACAGCACCAACACCGTGCTGACCCTCAAGCTCCGCGACGGTGTGAAGTTCACCGACGGCACCACACTGGACGCCGCCGCCGTCAAGGCCAACCTGGAGCACAACAAGACCGGCTCCCAGGAGGCGGCCGGGCAGCTCAAGGGGATCAAGAGCGTCGCGACCGAGGGCACCGACACCGTCAGGATCACCCTCGCCGCCCCCGACCCGTCGTTCGTCGCCAACCTCGGCTCCGTCGCCGGGATGATCGCCAGCCCCAAGGCCATCGAGGCGGGCACCCTCAAGAGCACCCCGGTCGGCTCCGGCCCGTACACCTTGGACAAGTCGGCCACCACCGGCGGCAGCGTCTACACCTTCGTCCGTAACAAGGACTACTGGAACATCAAGGCGTTCCCCTTCGACAAGATCGTCCTCAAGCCGCTGAACGACCCCACCGCCGTGCTCAACGCGCTGCGCTCCGGCCAGGTCGACGGGGCACTCATCACCACCCCGAAGAACGTCGCCGCGGCCAAGTCCGGCGGCCTGAACATCCTGAAGTACGCGCCGGGCGACGTGGCCGGCGTCTACATCTGGGACCGCGGCGGCAAGATCTCCCCTCCCCTGGGCAAGCTCAAGGTCCGCCAGGCCATCAACTACGCCTTCGACCGCACCGAGCTGATCAAGTCCGTGTACCAGGGCGACGGCCAGGCCACCGCTCAGGTCTTCAACCCCACCAGCACCGCCTACGACACCGCCCTCAACGAGAAGTACCCGTACGACCCGGCGAAGGCGAAGGCCCTGCTGGCCGAGGCCGGCTACCCCAAGGGCTTCAAGGTCGACATCCCCGACCTCAGCGCGATCTTCCCCGAGGCACAGGCCGCCATGGTCCAGCAGCTCGCCGACGTGGGCATCACCGCCAAGCTGGTGACCGTCCCGCCGGGCGAGGTCATCAACCAGCTGCTCGCCGGCAAGTTCGCGATGTCCTACATGTCGCTCGCCTCCTTCCACTCCTGGGACACGGTGCAGATCCAGATCGGCAAGGACACCACCTGGAACATCTTCAAGAACCAGGACCCCACGGTCACCAAGCTGATCAACACCGCCCAGCACTCCACCGGCGCCGAGCAGGACACCGCGTTCAAGGAGCTGGACACCCACCTCGTCGACCAGGCGTGGAACGCCCCCTGGGCCGTCGTGGAGAACTCCTACGCCTACAGCAAGAAGGTCAAGGTCGTCCCGCAGGCGTTCACCCCCGTGCCGGGCATCTACAACTTCACGCCCGCCAACTAG
- a CDS encoding ABC transporter permease, protein MKSFLARRLLSGVVLVFVISTLTFVLMRMTGTDVARNIAGVTASSAQVAEKKTELGLDRPVFSQYLDWLGGALQGDLGRSWFSGDPVTATLTDKLPVTLSIVLGGLLLSAVVSVLLGVAAAVRGGVLDRVVQVVAVIGFALPSFLVALILAFFVGVKWGLLPATGYTTFAESPGAWAQSVILPSLSLAVGAIAATAQQVRGSMLDILAKDYIRTLRSRGLSNRSLLLKHALRNAAPAALTVLGLQFIGLVGGAVVVEKVFGLAGIGSTANVAAGQGDVPLLMGVVVVMVTLVVVVNLLLDVAQGWLNPKVRVG, encoded by the coding sequence ATGAAGTCCTTCCTGGCCCGGCGTCTGCTGTCGGGCGTGGTCCTGGTGTTCGTCATCTCGACCCTGACCTTCGTGCTCATGCGCATGACCGGCACCGATGTCGCGCGGAATATCGCGGGTGTCACCGCCAGCTCCGCGCAGGTCGCCGAGAAGAAGACCGAACTGGGCCTGGACCGGCCCGTGTTCAGCCAGTATCTCGACTGGCTCGGCGGGGCGCTCCAGGGCGATCTGGGCCGGTCCTGGTTCAGCGGCGACCCGGTCACCGCCACCCTCACCGACAAGCTGCCCGTCACCTTGTCGATCGTGCTGGGCGGGCTGCTTCTCTCCGCCGTGGTCAGTGTCCTGCTCGGGGTCGCCGCGGCGGTCCGGGGCGGGGTGCTGGACCGGGTCGTCCAGGTCGTGGCCGTCATCGGCTTCGCCCTGCCCAGCTTCCTGGTGGCGCTGATCCTGGCCTTCTTCGTCGGGGTGAAGTGGGGGCTGCTGCCGGCCACCGGCTACACCACCTTCGCCGAATCACCGGGCGCCTGGGCCCAGTCGGTCATCCTGCCGTCGCTCTCCCTGGCCGTCGGCGCCATCGCCGCCACCGCCCAGCAGGTCCGCGGCTCCATGCTCGACATCCTGGCCAAGGACTACATCCGCACCCTGCGCAGCCGGGGGCTCAGCAACCGCAGCCTGCTGCTCAAGCACGCGCTGCGCAACGCCGCCCCGGCCGCCCTCACGGTGCTCGGCCTCCAGTTCATCGGGCTGGTCGGCGGGGCGGTCGTGGTGGAGAAGGTCTTCGGGCTCGCCGGAATCGGCAGTACGGCCAATGTCGCCGCCGGCCAGGGCGACGTACCGCTGCTGATGGGGGTGGTGGTCGTGATGGTGACGCTCGTCGTCGTGGTCAATCTCCTGCTGGACGTCGCCCAAGGGTGGCTCAACCCGAAGGTGCGTGTCGGATGA